A portion of the Flavobacterium magnum genome contains these proteins:
- a CDS encoding LytR/AlgR family response regulator transcription factor, whose amino-acid sequence MTIKAIALDDEPPALAILENFCRKVEYVDLQKTFTKAEEALKYLKKYPVDLLFLDINMPSISGIDFHKKIPHKTMVIFTTAYSEFAVEGFNLSAMDYLLKPISQPRFLQSMERVKAQMELENQNQKIEEQFLFVRADYSLMKIPLKDILFVEGLDDYLKIHIDNQKTVVARMTMKSITEKLPASEFARVHRSFIVPMSKIEKIRNKVIFIRDEEIPISASYEKEFLARIQKDD is encoded by the coding sequence ATGACAATAAAAGCAATTGCCCTTGACGACGAACCGCCTGCGCTGGCGATACTCGAAAATTTCTGCCGCAAGGTCGAGTATGTCGATTTGCAGAAAACCTTTACCAAAGCCGAAGAGGCATTGAAATACTTAAAAAAATATCCGGTCGACCTATTGTTCCTCGACATCAATATGCCGTCGATTTCAGGTATAGATTTTCATAAGAAGATCCCGCATAAGACGATGGTGATCTTTACGACCGCCTATTCTGAATTTGCCGTCGAGGGTTTCAACCTCAGTGCGATGGATTATCTTTTAAAACCGATTTCCCAGCCGCGGTTCCTGCAGTCTATGGAACGCGTCAAAGCACAGATGGAACTCGAAAACCAAAACCAGAAAATCGAAGAGCAATTCCTTTTCGTCCGCGCCGATTACAGCCTGATGAAAATCCCGCTCAAAGACATCCTGTTCGTTGAGGGGCTTGACGATTACCTCAAGATCCACATTGACAACCAGAAAACCGTAGTGGCCCGCATGACGATGAAGTCGATTACTGAAAAACTTCCGGCATCAGAGTTTGCACGCGTTCACCGCTCTTTTATCGTACCAATGTCGAAAATTGAAAAGATCCGCAACAAGGTGATTTTCATCCGCGATGAGGAGATTCCGATTAGTGCCAGCTATGAGAAGGAATTCCTTGCCAGGATCCAAAAGGACGACTAA
- a CDS encoding pirin family protein, which yields MFTLFKNRSKSKPKHSAVIHKSDSRARLETDIFQCLSVFNFGSAYDESRKPFGALKVFNEETLGAGESVTMSIHENSDVLLLPLAGSIDYMDTLGNQDMINTDEIRVFSAQKDMAFDLVNPYETKTINYLQIWISNERGDAAPFSFQHKFDFSIRNLLMPLYESSFASCRMGVFDRRRGDVFTMADNRDGLFAFVVSGTFELDGRVLDERDAVSVWQPSRVSFRALSDNAIILFIEVPLFKHEP from the coding sequence CCGTGCCCGATTGGAAACTGATATCTTCCAATGCCTTTCGGTTTTTAATTTCGGATCTGCCTATGATGAATCCCGAAAGCCATTTGGCGCGCTGAAGGTTTTCAACGAAGAGACTTTGGGTGCCGGCGAATCCGTGACGATGTCAATTCATGAAAACAGCGATGTACTGCTGCTTCCGCTCGCCGGTTCCATCGATTACATGGACACTTTGGGCAACCAGGACATGATCAATACCGACGAAATCCGCGTTTTTTCAGCTCAGAAAGACATGGCTTTTGACCTTGTAAACCCTTACGAAACGAAAACGATCAATTACCTGCAGATCTGGATTTCTAATGAGCGGGGAGACGCTGCGCCGTTCTCGTTCCAGCACAAATTTGATTTTTCGATCCGTAACCTGCTCATGCCTTTGTACGAATCTTCGTTTGCCAGCTGCAGGATGGGCGTATTTGATCGGCGACGGGGTGATGTTTTCACGATGGCTGACAACCGCGACGGACTTTTTGCATTTGTAGTCAGCGGCACGTTCGAGCTCGACGGAAGGGTGCTTGACGAGCGCGATGCCGTTTCAGTCTGGCAGCCCAGCAGGGTATCGTTCAGGGCGCTGTCTGACAATGCCATTATCTTATTCATTGAAGTGCCGCTTTTTAAACACGAACCATGA
- a CDS encoding ATP-binding protein: MQFSHILAQDYIKSHLTKSAGSGRIPHAQLFIGPEGSGTLPMAIAYAQYILCHNISGENTGGNESCNLKFEHFSHPDLHFVYPTVTTDSIKSKPKSVDFLTEWREFLAANPYGSLFDWYRVLGVQNKQGEIRVDDAQEILKSLSLKSYEGGYKVMIIWMADKMNVPASNKLLKLLEEPTDKTLFILISENEEDIIQTIRSRCQVLHFNGLSENVIAQALVSRHHVEPRLAAKIAHQAQGNYNKALQLLSDDGEEVYFEKWFVDWVRAAFRAKGNAAAIQDLISWSELVAGLGRETQKKFLLFCTDMFRQALLLNYQATSLVYMEPKIEKFKLENFAPFVNGKNINEIFTELSDAMYHIERNGNAKIILTDLSIKLTRLIHKK, from the coding sequence ATGCAGTTTTCACACATCCTGGCACAGGATTACATCAAAAGCCATTTGACCAAAAGCGCCGGCTCAGGACGCATCCCGCACGCGCAGCTTTTTATCGGCCCGGAAGGCAGCGGTACATTGCCGATGGCAATCGCCTACGCCCAATACATCCTATGCCACAATATTTCAGGCGAAAATACCGGAGGTAACGAATCCTGCAACCTCAAATTTGAACATTTTTCGCATCCCGACCTGCACTTCGTTTACCCTACAGTCACTACGGACAGTATAAAATCGAAACCCAAAAGTGTCGATTTCCTAACCGAGTGGCGCGAATTCCTTGCGGCCAATCCCTATGGCAGCCTGTTCGACTGGTACAGGGTGTTGGGCGTACAGAATAAACAGGGTGAAATCCGCGTGGACGATGCCCAGGAAATCCTCAAATCGCTATCGCTGAAATCTTACGAGGGCGGCTATAAGGTCATGATCATCTGGATGGCCGATAAAATGAATGTTCCCGCGTCGAACAAATTACTGAAATTGCTCGAGGAACCTACTGACAAAACCCTTTTCATCCTGATTTCCGAAAACGAGGAAGACATCATACAAACGATCCGTTCGCGCTGCCAGGTACTGCATTTCAATGGGCTGAGTGAAAACGTGATTGCGCAGGCCTTGGTCTCGCGCCACCATGTCGAGCCACGGCTGGCCGCAAAAATCGCGCACCAAGCGCAGGGCAACTACAATAAGGCGCTTCAGTTGCTAAGTGACGACGGTGAAGAGGTGTATTTCGAAAAATGGTTTGTCGATTGGGTCCGGGCCGCTTTTCGCGCAAAAGGCAATGCGGCCGCAATCCAGGACCTGATCAGCTGGAGCGAGCTGGTGGCGGGTCTGGGCCGCGAAACCCAGAAAAAATTCCTTTTATTCTGCACCGACATGTTCCGGCAGGCATTGCTGCTGAATTACCAGGCGACAAGCCTCGTGTACATGGAACCGAAAATCGAAAAGTTCAAGCTCGAGAATTTTGCGCCCTTTGTTAACGGAAAGAACATCAACGAGATTTTCACCGAGCTGTCCGATGCCATGTACCACATCGAGCGCAATGGCAATGCGAAAATCATCCTGACCGATTTGTCAATAAAACTCACAAGGCTCATCCATAAAAAATAA
- a CDS encoding sensor histidine kinase: MKNSIAVYALHICICTAFILLPYMFSSAGTFLRFPDFNNEHDRTYFGMYFALLLFFYFNYFVLIPKLYFHEKRFLYVVVIVLTLLFFLWVSNFIDRPAADAVAGGHLHAAPPFGKPAQDEHTILVYIIGVLSSLFFSINKRLQATEREKIAAELSLLKAQINPHFLFNTLNSIYSLSIRNDDRASDCIVQLAELMRYIMNNANDNMIDLNKEIDYISNYISLQKSRLEETAKINYMATGNMIGKKITPLILISFIENAFKHGVNPEENSEIDILIDVTGQELRLLVYNRKVHSVQTESGMGMRNTIERLEHLYPDHTLEIADLDESYSVKLTMEL, translated from the coding sequence ATGAAAAACAGTATTGCGGTTTATGCGTTGCACATCTGTATCTGTACAGCATTTATCCTTTTGCCTTACATGTTCAGTTCAGCCGGGACTTTCCTGAGGTTCCCGGACTTCAATAATGAGCACGACCGCACCTACTTCGGGATGTATTTTGCATTGCTGCTGTTCTTCTATTTCAATTATTTTGTACTGATTCCCAAGTTGTATTTCCACGAAAAACGGTTTTTATACGTGGTGGTCATCGTGCTGACGCTGCTTTTTTTTCTCTGGGTCTCCAATTTCATCGACCGTCCGGCTGCCGATGCTGTGGCCGGCGGGCATCTTCATGCTGCGCCGCCGTTTGGCAAACCCGCACAGGATGAGCATACCATCCTGGTGTACATTATTGGAGTACTGAGCAGCCTGTTCTTTTCGATAAACAAGCGTTTGCAGGCCACCGAACGGGAGAAGATCGCTGCGGAACTTTCCTTGCTCAAGGCACAGATCAATCCGCATTTTCTCTTCAACACCCTGAACAGCATTTATTCTCTGTCGATCCGCAATGACGACCGCGCCTCTGATTGTATCGTGCAGCTCGCCGAACTGATGCGTTACATCATGAACAATGCCAATGACAATATGATCGACCTCAATAAGGAAATAGACTACATCAGCAACTACATTTCTTTACAGAAATCGAGGCTCGAAGAGACCGCGAAGATCAATTACATGGCGACAGGGAACATGATCGGGAAAAAAATCACGCCGCTGATCCTGATTTCCTTCATCGAAAATGCATTTAAACATGGTGTGAATCCGGAAGAAAATTCCGAAATTGACATCCTGATTGATGTGACGGGACAGGAACTCAGGCTTTTGGTGTACAATAGGAAAGTCCATTCAGTACAGACAGAAAGCGGCATGGGTATGCGCAATACCATTGAAAGGCTCGAACACCTGTACCCTGACCATACGCTCGAAATCGCTGATCTTGACGAAAGTTATTCGGTAAAACTCACCATGGAATTATGA